TCAATCCGCGGCTCATCGCCAAACGCGGCATCGCCAGAACCTTTCAGCACGCCAAGGTCCTTCCGACCATGTCGGTCCTCGAAAACGTCGCTCTCGGCGCGCATCTGCGCGGCAATGCCGGCGTCTTCCGAAGCTTCTTGCGATTGGAGCGACAACAGGAGCAAGCTCTGCTTGCGGAAGCCGCGCATCAGCTCGATCGCGTCGGTCTCGGTGCCCATCGCGACCGCCCCGCCGGCGACCTCGCTCTCGGGCAGATCCGAATTCTGGAAATCGCCCGCGCGCTTTGCCTCAACCCAACCCTGCTGCTGCTCGACGAACCGGCGGCCGGTCTGCGCCACGGGGAAAAGCAGGAGCTCGCGACGCTGCTGAAAAAACTGCGGACCGAGGGCGTCAGCGTCCTGCTTGTCGAACATGACATGGGTTTCGTCATGGGGCTGGTCGACCACATCGTCGTGCTCGATTTCGGTACCCTGATCGCCGAAGGCAAGCCGGCTGAAATCCGGCAACATCCGGCCGTGATCGCGGCTTATCTTGGGGGGCAGCGTGAGCGGACATCTACTCGACATCAAAGACATCCACGTTGCCTATGGCCGGGCGGAAGTGGTGCATGGCATCTCGCTATCCATGACATCGGGCAGCATCGTCACGGTCATCGGGGCGAACGGAGCGGGCAAAACCACGCTGCTGAACGCCATCATGGGTGTCGTGCCTTCGCGCGGGACCATTCTTTACGACGGCGCGCCGGTGCCCGAGACAATCGAGGGCCGCGTTGCCGCCGGCCTTTGCCTCGTGCCGGAAAGGCGAGAATTATTCGGCTCGATGACGGTTGAGGACAATATCGAACTTGGCGGTTTCCTGCGTTCCCGTCAGGAGCGCGACGAGACACGCGATGCTGTTTACACACTCTTCCCGCGCCTTCGCGAACGCCGCAAGCAGCTCGCCGGAACACTGTCCGGCGGCGAAAGGCAGATGCTGGCGCTCGCGCGGGCGTTGATGAGCCGGCCGAGACTGCTGCTTCTCGATGAGCCGAGCCTTGGACTTGCACCGCTGATTGTCGCCGAAATCCTGCGTATCGTCGCCGACCTGCGTCAAACCGGTGTCTCCATCCTGTTGGTCGAGCAGAATGCCCGCGCCGCGCTCGAAATTGCCGACGAAGCTTATCTCGTCGAACTTGGTGAAGTGCGCCGCTCAGGCCCAGCTTCCGAACTCGCCGTCGATCCCGCTCTGATGGCGAGTTATCTCGGGCCGGGCGAACACGCCATCCAGTGAAATCCGCGACCGCTTCGTGCTGACGCTCGGCCCCGTGGAAACGGGGCGTGGCTCCGCGTGGGCGCCGCTATGACAGCAGTCCAACCGCAACTCCATCTTCCAGGAGGCTTTAGATGAATTACGTCCTGACGCTACGCTGCCCCAACAGAAGCGGAATTGTCGCTGCGGTCTCGGGCCGCATCGCACAGCATGGCGGCGATATTTATGAAGCTCAACAATTCGACGACCATGAAACGGGCATGTTTTTCATGCGTGTCGCCTTCTCCATGGCCGGCGACGAGGCAGGCTTTCGCAATGGACTTGCCGAGGAGATCGATCGCTTCGCTCTCGACGCCACGCTGCGTCCAGCAGGTGCGCCGCGCAAGCTGCTGCTGCTCGTTTCCCGCTTCGACCACTGCCTCGGCGATCTTCTCTATCGCCACCGCATCGGCGAATTGAATGCCGAGATCGTCGGCATCGTCGGCAACCACCCCCGCGAGGCCCTGAACCTCACGCTGATGGGCGGTATAAAGTACCATCACCTGCCGGTGACAAAAGACAACAAGGCCGAACAGGAAACACGCATCAAGGACATCATCGAAGAAACGGGCACCGAACTCGTCGTTCTTGCCCGCTACATGCAGATCCTGTCGGACAACTTCTCCGAATACTTATCCGGGCGCTGCATCAACATTCATCACTCCTTTCTGCCTGGTTTCAAAGGCGCAAAGCCCTATCACCAAGCCCATGAGAGGGGCGTCAAAATGATCGGTGCAACGGCCCATTACGTCACCCGCGATCTCGATGAAGGGCCGATCATCTGCCAGGACGTCGAGCCGGTCAGCCACGCCGATACACCGGATGAGCTGGTCCGCAAGGGACGCGACATCGAGCGACGCGTGTTGGCCCGGGCGGTCTCATGGCACCTTGAGGACCGGGTGCTTCTCAACAAGAACAAGACGGTCGTTTTCGCGCGATAGCACAGCCCGATCTACCCCTTGCCTGAAACGCCGAACGAATGGGACGCGTCGGGGCCTCGCCTGGGAACGACTTCTGGAGCTTTGGTTACCTCCAATTTGCAAAATGTAAATCCGAGCGGAGCTTAACCAGATTTTAGGGGATTGCGGAACACATATGGAACATATAGTGTTCGTTCTGTATTTGTTTCGCGACTCCAACGACGATTCTCAAGGGTGTTTTCCTCATGCTCACGCGCAAACAGCAGGAATTGCTTCTCTTCATTCATGAGCGAATGAAAGAGTCCGGCGTGCCGCCCTCCTTCGATGAAATGAAGGATGCACTCGATCTTGCTTCCAAATCCGGCATCCACCGGCTGATCACGGCGCTCGAAGAGCGCGGCTTTATTCGCCGGCTACCCAACAGGGCGCGAGCGCTCGAGGTCATCAAGCTTCCGGAGGCCTATACGCCGGGCGCAAGGCCGCAGCGCGGCTTCTCACCGAGCGTTATCGAAGGCAGTCTCGGCAAACCGAAAACGCCGGAGCCGCCCCCTGCTCCCAAGGCACCCGCAAACGACATTGCAGGTGCGGCGACCGTACCTGTCATGGGCCGGATCGCTGCCGGTGTGCCGATCTCGGCCATTCAGAACAATACACATGACGTGGCCGTTCCAATGGACATGCTAGGCTCAGGCGAACATTACGCGCTTGAGGTCAAGGGCGATTCGATGATCGAGGCCGGCATTTTCGATGGCGATACGGTCATCATCCGCAATGGCAATACGGCCAATCCGGGCGATATCGTTGTGGCGCTGGTGGACGATGAGGAGGCGACGCTGAAGCGGTTCCGCCGCAAGGGCG
This genomic interval from Agrobacterium tumefaciens contains the following:
- the purU gene encoding formyltetrahydrofolate deformylase — encoded protein: MNYVLTLRCPNRSGIVAAVSGRIAQHGGDIYEAQQFDDHETGMFFMRVAFSMAGDEAGFRNGLAEEIDRFALDATLRPAGAPRKLLLLVSRFDHCLGDLLYRHRIGELNAEIVGIVGNHPREALNLTLMGGIKYHHLPVTKDNKAEQETRIKDIIEETGTELVVLARYMQILSDNFSEYLSGRCINIHHSFLPGFKGAKPYHQAHERGVKMIGATAHYVTRDLDEGPIICQDVEPVSHADTPDELVRKGRDIERRVLARAVSWHLEDRVLLNKNKTVVFAR
- a CDS encoding ABC transporter ATP-binding protein, with translation MTSGSIVTVIGANGAGKTTLLNAIMGVVPSRGTILYDGAPVPETIEGRVAAGLCLVPERRELFGSMTVEDNIELGGFLRSRQERDETRDAVYTLFPRLRERRKQLAGTLSGGERQMLALARALMSRPRLLLLDEPSLGLAPLIVAEILRIVADLRQTGVSILLVEQNARAALEIADEAYLVELGEVRRSGPASELAVDPALMASYLGPGEHAIQ
- the lexA gene encoding transcriptional repressor LexA encodes the protein MLTRKQQELLLFIHERMKESGVPPSFDEMKDALDLASKSGIHRLITALEERGFIRRLPNRARALEVIKLPEAYTPGARPQRGFSPSVIEGSLGKPKTPEPPPAPKAPANDIAGAATVPVMGRIAAGVPISAIQNNTHDVAVPMDMLGSGEHYALEVKGDSMIEAGIFDGDTVIIRNGNTANPGDIVVALVDDEEATLKRFRRKGASIALEAANPAYETRIFGPDRVKIQGKLVGLIRRYH